Proteins co-encoded in one Micrococcales bacterium genomic window:
- the pyrF gene encoding orotidine-5'-phosphate decarboxylase, whose product MTDTAPIALALDAPDLDTACAWANAVNGVFSHIKVGLETYLRDGAVGVAEIRAAAPDCALFLDLKFHDIPNTMAGAARSVAVLEPDILTVHAAAGPTGIDAVATALPTTRVAAVTVLTSLSGLDLTELGISGTPDQVVMRWARLAVGAGARAVVSSAQEVATLRALLGPEPLLITPGIRPTGAARADQQRVVTPADAITAGAGLLVVGRPVTHADDPRAAAHAIAGEAVEARARVR is encoded by the coding sequence GTGACTGACACCGCCCCCATCGCACTGGCTCTCGACGCGCCGGACCTGGACACGGCCTGCGCCTGGGCCAACGCCGTCAATGGTGTCTTCTCGCACATCAAGGTGGGCCTGGAGACGTACTTGCGCGACGGCGCGGTCGGGGTGGCGGAGATCCGGGCGGCCGCGCCTGATTGTGCCCTCTTCCTGGACCTGAAGTTCCACGACATCCCCAACACCATGGCGGGTGCCGCTCGTTCGGTCGCCGTCCTTGAGCCCGACATCCTGACTGTGCACGCCGCAGCCGGGCCAACGGGCATCGATGCCGTCGCCACCGCTCTACCGACCACGAGGGTGGCGGCGGTCACTGTCCTGACCAGTCTCAGTGGGCTGGACCTCACGGAACTCGGGATCAGTGGCACGCCCGACCAGGTCGTCATGCGGTGGGCGCGGCTGGCGGTGGGCGCCGGTGCCCGCGCCGTCGTGAGTTCCGCGCAGGAGGTCGCCACCCTGCGGGCACTGCTGGGCCCGGAACCTCTGCTGATCACTCCCGGCATCCGGCCGACGGGTGCCGCACGTGCGGATCAGCAACGGGTGGTGACGCCCGCGGACGCGATCACCGCCGGGGCGGGGCTGCTGGTCGTGGGGCGACCAGTCACCCATGCGGATGATCCCCGCGCCGCCGCCCACGCGATTGCGGGGGAAGCCGTGGAGGCGCGTGCACGGGTTCGGTAG
- a CDS encoding DNA-directed RNA polymerase subunit omega yields MAVESRAEGITYPPLDELLEKTDSKYSLVIEAARRARQINAYYSQLAEGALENVGPLVETYQHEKPLSIALREINDGLLETSNVTVEEDEA; encoded by the coding sequence GTGGCTGTTGAAAGTCGTGCTGAGGGCATCACGTACCCCCCGCTGGACGAGTTGCTCGAGAAGACCGATTCGAAGTACTCCTTGGTGATCGAGGCGGCCCGTCGTGCCCGCCAGATCAACGCGTACTACAGCCAGTTGGCCGAGGGCGCACTGGAGAACGTCGGTCCGTTGGTGGAGACCTACCAGCACGAGAAGCCGCTGTCCATCGCGTTGCGTGAGATCAATGACGGTCTGCTGGAGACCAGCAACGTCACGGTCGAGGAGGACGAAGCCTGA
- the coaBC gene encoding bifunctional phosphopantothenoylcysteine decarboxylase/phosphopantothenate--cysteine ligase CoaBC: MSPEVVLGVGGGIAAYKAAEVLRRIQALGADVTVVPTKTALEFVGTATWSALSGRPVTSDFFDNVHEVPHVRIGQQADLVVVAPTTANLLAKASYGLADDLLTNTLLTAHCQVLMFPAMHTEMWDHAATRANVETLRDRGVLVVDPDSGRLTGADSGPGRLPEPEAIAWIVRAALAKPDLVHDLRGRHVVVSGGGTRERLDPVRHIGNRSSGKQAMSLAAAAVSRGARVTLIRGDVDVPTPAGVDEVDALTADDMLAAARSLAQDADVIIMAAAIADFRAESLPDAKIKKSADSTMTLDLVHNPDVLATLVAEREGRSPLLVGFAAETGDDDGTWLEHAESKFARKGCDIMVANPVGHDRAFGTETNEAVLLLGGGITEEVAGTGKVELSHRVLDAVVDRLA, translated from the coding sequence CTGAGCCCCGAGGTAGTTCTCGGGGTGGGTGGCGGGATCGCCGCCTACAAAGCCGCGGAGGTTCTGCGCCGGATTCAGGCGTTGGGCGCCGACGTGACGGTGGTCCCCACCAAGACCGCTTTGGAGTTCGTCGGGACCGCCACGTGGTCGGCACTGTCCGGGCGTCCGGTCACCAGCGATTTCTTCGACAACGTCCACGAGGTGCCGCACGTGCGCATCGGCCAGCAGGCCGACCTCGTCGTGGTGGCCCCGACCACAGCAAATCTCCTGGCGAAGGCCTCCTACGGACTGGCCGACGACTTGCTGACGAACACCCTGCTGACGGCCCACTGCCAGGTCCTGATGTTCCCTGCGATGCACACGGAGATGTGGGACCACGCTGCGACCCGCGCGAATGTCGAGACGCTGCGTGACCGGGGCGTGCTGGTCGTGGATCCGGATTCAGGCCGGTTGACCGGCGCGGACTCCGGCCCTGGCCGTCTGCCCGAACCAGAGGCCATCGCCTGGATCGTGCGGGCCGCGCTGGCCAAACCGGACCTGGTCCATGACCTGCGGGGCCGTCACGTCGTGGTGAGCGGCGGCGGTACCCGCGAGCGCCTCGACCCGGTACGCCACATCGGCAACCGCTCGAGCGGCAAGCAGGCGATGTCTCTGGCGGCGGCGGCGGTCTCCCGGGGTGCGCGCGTGACCCTCATCCGCGGTGACGTCGATGTCCCGACCCCTGCCGGGGTCGACGAGGTCGACGCGCTGACCGCCGACGACATGCTCGCGGCGGCGCGTTCCCTCGCCCAGGACGCGGACGTGATCATCATGGCCGCGGCGATCGCCGACTTCCGTGCTGAGAGTCTGCCGGACGCCAAGATCAAGAAGTCGGCCGACTCCACGATGACCCTCGACCTGGTGCACAACCCCGACGTTCTTGCCACCCTGGTGGCCGAGCGGGAGGGCCGCTCGCCGCTGCTGGTCGGCTTCGCTGCAGAGACCGGGGACGACGACGGCACATGGCTCGAGCACGCGGAAAGCAAGTTCGCCAGGAAGGGCTGCGACATCATGGTGGCCAACCCGGTGGGGCACGACCGCGCGTTCGGGACTGAGACCAACGAGGCCGTGCTGCTGCTCGGCGGCGGCATCACCGAGGAAGTCGCAGGCACCGGGAAGGTGGAGTTGTCCCACCGGGTCCTCGATGCTGTGGTCGACCGACTGGCCTGA
- a CDS encoding dihydroorotate dehydrogenase, with the protein MTDPRVSLAGVEFAGPAFTASGCAAAGKELSGFFDLTEIGGVVTKSIMMRPRSGRPTPRMVETPSGMLNSIGLQGPGIESFLANDLPWLAERDVSAVVSIAGESVEEYAQLARILRNEPAVKAIEVNISCPNVESRGQVFACDVMSASSVIHQVRRNSGSSTPILAKLSPDVTSIAEIAVSCHNAGADGFSMINTTLGMAIDTDTLRPILGGVTGGLSGPAIRPMALRCVWQVHQLLPDVPILGMGGIATGADALQFLAAGASAVSVGTMTFHDPSAPVRVQRELLALLGERGFATVGAAVGIAHRGGLG; encoded by the coding sequence ATGACTGATCCCCGGGTGTCGCTGGCCGGTGTGGAGTTCGCTGGGCCGGCCTTCACCGCGTCCGGATGCGCGGCCGCCGGCAAGGAACTCTCCGGCTTCTTCGACCTCACCGAGATCGGCGGGGTGGTCACCAAGAGCATCATGATGCGCCCGCGCTCGGGCCGGCCCACGCCGCGCATGGTGGAGACGCCGTCCGGCATGCTCAACTCCATCGGTCTGCAGGGACCCGGCATCGAGTCCTTCCTGGCCAACGACTTGCCCTGGCTGGCCGAGCGCGACGTGTCCGCCGTGGTCTCGATCGCGGGGGAGAGCGTGGAGGAGTACGCCCAGCTGGCCCGCATCCTGCGCAACGAGCCGGCGGTGAAGGCCATCGAGGTGAACATCTCCTGCCCCAACGTAGAGAGTCGCGGGCAGGTCTTCGCCTGTGACGTGATGTCCGCGTCGTCGGTCATCCACCAGGTGCGCCGCAACAGCGGTTCCAGCACCCCGATCCTGGCCAAGTTGTCCCCGGACGTCACGAGCATCGCCGAGATCGCCGTGTCCTGCCACAACGCCGGCGCCGACGGTTTCTCGATGATCAACACCACGCTTGGGATGGCCATCGACACCGACACCCTGCGGCCTATCCTCGGCGGGGTGACCGGGGGCCTGAGCGGACCGGCGATCCGGCCGATGGCGCTGCGGTGCGTGTGGCAGGTCCACCAGCTGCTGCCCGATGTGCCGATTCTGGGCATGGGCGGGATCGCCACGGGCGCCGATGCGCTGCAGTTCCTGGCCGCGGGGGCCTCGGCGGTCAGTGTGGGGACGATGACCTTCCACGATCCGTCCGCGCCAGTGCGGGTCCAGCGCGAACTGCTGGCCCTGCTGGGGGAGCGGGGGTTCGCGACCGTTGGTGCGGCCGTGGGGATCGCGCACCGCGGGGGGTTGGGGTGA
- a CDS encoding LysE family translocator, with protein MSLASYLAFVTIAMAVVLIPGADFAVTMRNTLIGGRVQGWATALGISAACAAQGIAAVAGLGAIIVASQPLFEAITWAGVAYLLFLALQAARSAWRGEYPPASQLQGSPGTGFRQGFLSNITNPKVLVFYLAVLPQFLGQGISWSAIPLALTHAVLALLYLSALAAVVARAAAWLQRRAVRRALDALAATVIGAFSVSIARAQI; from the coding sequence GTGAGCCTGGCCTCTTATCTGGCCTTCGTCACGATCGCCATGGCGGTGGTGTTGATCCCCGGTGCCGACTTCGCGGTGACGATGCGCAACACGCTCATCGGCGGGCGGGTGCAGGGCTGGGCCACCGCACTGGGGATCTCCGCTGCGTGTGCGGCGCAGGGCATCGCCGCAGTGGCCGGGCTCGGTGCGATCATCGTGGCCAGTCAACCGTTGTTCGAGGCAATCACCTGGGCGGGAGTGGCGTACCTGCTCTTCCTGGCCTTGCAGGCGGCCCGGTCAGCCTGGCGCGGGGAATACCCACCAGCCAGCCAGTTGCAGGGCAGCCCGGGTACTGGCTTCCGGCAGGGGTTCCTGTCCAACATCACCAATCCGAAAGTGCTGGTCTTCTACCTCGCTGTGCTGCCGCAGTTCCTCGGCCAGGGGATCAGCTGGAGCGCCATCCCCTTGGCCCTGACCCACGCAGTGCTCGCCCTGCTCTACCTGTCCGCACTGGCGGCCGTGGTCGCCCGCGCCGCCGCATGGCTGCAGCGCCGGGCTGTCCGCAGGGCGCTCGACGCGCTCGCGGCGACGGTGATCGGGGCGTTCAGCGTGTCCATCGCCAGAGCGCAGATCTGA
- a CDS encoding methionine adenosyltransferase, giving the protein MAKRLFSSESVTEGHPDKIADQISDSILDAMLADDPDSHVAVETLVTTGLVVLAGEVDTQTYVDIPRVVRNRILEIGYDSSEKGFDGASCGISVALDQQSADIRQGVDDSWEERHEHSSDPLDLQGAGDQGLMFGFACTDTPELMPLPIALAHRLSRRLAAVRKQAVVPYLRPDGKVQVTIEYDGTRAVAVNTVVVSTQHLDDIDLDTLLAPDIEEFVIATELEELDLDTSDVRLLVNPTGRFVAGGPAADAGVTGRKIIVDTYGGMARHGGGAFSGKDPSKVDRSASYAMRWVAKNVVAAGLATRCEVQVSYAIGAAHPVGLFVETFGTGAVPDERLEDAILATFDLRPAAIIRDLDLKRPIYARTAAYGHFGREEPDFTWERTDRTAALQAAVK; this is encoded by the coding sequence GTGGCAAAGCGCCTGTTTTCGTCGGAGTCCGTCACCGAGGGACACCCGGACAAGATCGCCGACCAGATCAGCGACAGCATCCTCGACGCCATGCTGGCCGACGATCCGGACTCCCACGTCGCGGTGGAGACGCTGGTGACCACCGGGCTGGTGGTGCTGGCCGGCGAGGTCGACACGCAGACGTACGTCGACATCCCCCGGGTCGTCCGCAACCGGATCCTGGAGATCGGGTACGACTCATCTGAAAAGGGGTTCGACGGCGCCTCCTGTGGGATCTCTGTAGCCCTCGACCAGCAGTCCGCCGACATCCGCCAGGGGGTCGACGACTCATGGGAGGAGCGCCACGAGCACAGTTCCGATCCCTTGGACCTGCAGGGGGCCGGTGACCAGGGGCTCATGTTCGGCTTCGCGTGCACCGACACTCCGGAGCTGATGCCCTTGCCCATCGCACTGGCCCACCGCCTCAGCCGCCGGCTGGCCGCGGTGCGCAAACAGGCTGTGGTGCCGTACCTGCGGCCGGACGGCAAAGTGCAGGTGACGATCGAGTACGACGGCACCCGGGCGGTCGCGGTCAACACCGTGGTGGTCTCGACCCAGCACCTCGACGACATCGACCTCGACACCCTGTTGGCCCCCGACATCGAGGAGTTCGTGATCGCCACGGAACTCGAGGAACTGGACCTCGACACCTCGGATGTCCGGCTGCTGGTGAACCCGACCGGACGTTTCGTGGCCGGGGGTCCGGCAGCCGATGCGGGGGTGACGGGGCGCAAGATCATCGTCGACACGTACGGGGGCATGGCCCGCCACGGTGGTGGTGCCTTCTCCGGCAAGGACCCCTCGAAGGTCGACCGTTCAGCGTCCTACGCCATGCGGTGGGTGGCGAAGAACGTGGTAGCCGCCGGCCTGGCCACCCGCTGCGAGGTGCAGGTGTCGTACGCCATCGGTGCAGCGCACCCCGTGGGTCTGTTCGTCGAGACCTTCGGCACCGGAGCGGTACCCGACGAGCGGCTGGAGGACGCCATCCTGGCCACCTTCGACCTGCGCCCCGCCGCGATCATCCGCGACCTCGACCTCAAGCGACCGATCTATGCCCGGACCGCTGCCTACGGCCACTTCGGCCGCGAGGAGCCGGACTTCACCTGGGAACGGACGGATCGGACGGCTGCCCTACAGGCGGCCGTCAAGTAG
- the gmk gene encoding guanylate kinase: MSRLYVVSGPSGVGKSTVVARVRQRRPDVWLSVSATTRAPRPGEQDGREYYFLAAEDFAARAQAGEMLEWAHFAGNSYGTPRAPVAEHLAAGQPVLLEIELQGARQVRAAMPDCVLVFLAPPSAEELARRLAGRGTEDGDSMRARLQHAEAELAAQEEFDHVVRNVDVDQAAAELAALIE, encoded by the coding sequence GTGAGCCGCCTTTACGTGGTGTCCGGCCCGAGTGGGGTCGGCAAGTCGACGGTGGTCGCGCGCGTCCGGCAGAGGCGCCCCGACGTGTGGTTGTCGGTGTCGGCGACGACACGAGCACCGAGACCCGGCGAGCAGGACGGCCGGGAGTACTACTTCCTCGCAGCGGAGGATTTCGCGGCGCGGGCACAAGCCGGGGAGATGCTGGAATGGGCGCATTTCGCGGGCAATTCCTATGGCACCCCCCGGGCCCCGGTGGCTGAACACCTGGCGGCCGGCCAGCCGGTCCTGCTCGAGATCGAACTGCAGGGCGCCCGCCAGGTGCGGGCGGCCATGCCGGACTGCGTCCTGGTGTTCCTGGCCCCACCCAGTGCCGAAGAACTGGCCCGTCGGCTCGCCGGCAGGGGTACCGAGGACGGCGACTCCATGCGGGCCCGCCTGCAGCACGCAGAGGCGGAATTGGCCGCTCAAGAGGAGTTCGACCACGTCGTCCGTAACGTGGATGTGGACCAGGCAGCGGCGGAATTGGCCGCCCTGATCGAGTAG